DNA from Chryseomicrobium sp. FSL W7-1435:
AGTCTCCTTGATAGGAGAAAGCCTTCGAAAGAGGAATCTTTGGACTCAATGATGGTGGATTGGTTTCTTCTAACACAAGTATCTGGTCAAAAAACGTTCCCCAGATCCCGTCTTGATGGTCAATGACAAGTACTGTCCACCCATTCCGAACCTGGAGTTCAGAAAACCACTCAACATATTCTCGTGCAGTCAAGGGGTCGAGATGCGCAAGGGGTTCATCCAGCAACACGATTTTTGGTTTCATCAATAGTGCACAAGCAGTGGCAACACGCTGTTTCTCGCCGCCTGAAAGAGTTTGAATGATGCGGGTGCGAAACTGTGACAGCCCGGTCTCCTCCAATATGCGCGTGATTCGACTATCCATCTCATGACGAGGAACAGACTGATTTTCTAGAGTGAAGGCAAGCTCTTCTTCGACCGTCGGCATACAGAACTGGCTGTCAGGGTCTTGGAAGACGGTAGCAATTGATTGACTGATCTCACCAGGTCGGTAGTCGTCAAAAGGCTTCCCGAACAATAGCCGTTTGCCATCCACCTCTCCATCACATCCTTCTGGGTATAAACCATTCAGCAAGAAGAATAGGGTTGACTTCCCACATCCGCTGGGGCCTTTGATGAGCCATTTTTCTCCTTCTGAAAATGCAAGAGACATGTGAGAGAGAACGGGAGTGTCCTCTTCTGGATAGCGAAAGGTTACATCTTCAAATTCAATCCAGTTAGACACGCGCATCACGCTTTTCACGTGCAATCGCATACCCGCGGAGAGAACCTGTTGCGTACAAACCGTTTACAATTAAACTTCCTCCGTAACCGGCAATGATTGCACCGCTTAGAATGCGGATACCGAGCATCAATAACACGTACCATGGAGACAGGGCAGCGAACCCACCAATTAGATATCCGTATGCAAAACTAAATAAAGAGGCGCCTACTCCAGCTAAAATCAACACAGGCAAATCAAAGCGACGGTACCGCGTAGCAGCAAATGCCGCCTCCGCACCTAAACCTTGTACGAGACCCACTAGAATCAAACGGGGTCCAAATGCA
Protein-coding regions in this window:
- a CDS encoding ATP-binding cassette domain-containing protein, producing the protein MSNWIEFEDVTFRYPEEDTPVLSHMSLAFSEGEKWLIKGPSGCGKSTLFFLLNGLYPEGCDGEVDGKRLLFGKPFDDYRPGEISQSIATVFQDPDSQFCMPTVEEELAFTLENQSVPRHEMDSRITRILEETGLSQFRTRIIQTLSGGEKQRVATACALLMKPKIVLLDEPLAHLDPLTAREYVEWFSELQVRNGWTVLVIDHQDGIWGTFFDQILVLEETNPPSLSPKIPLSKAFSYQGDFIADVRVPGIVHEAKLKLVPGSITVLAGPNGAGKSTLLKALAGLIPKAEKQQSIESIGYVPQSPEFLFITPSVRQEVAFGGGLRTEEFLTKLLLNRVADSNPFAVSQGQKRRTALAAMLNDGRPVLLLDEPTAGQDVYALHELENALFQVAAEGTALLVVTHDMNFAERIADSMLLLKDGVLIGPCLPASVFSDPEQLATYRLVKPTGGARDVDMASPLESVR
- a CDS encoding ECF transporter S component; translation: MLANWKLKEVVLMSLLAVVFGIIYLVFVHIGNIWASLIGPIAYEWIFGVWFLVSIVAMAIIRKPGAAVIPEVMAAAVEVMIGNAFGPRLILVGLVQGLGAEAAFAATRYRRFDLPVLILAGVGASLFSFAYGYLIGGFAALSPWYVLLMLGIRILSGAIIAGYGGSLIVNGLYATGSLRGYAIAREKRDARV